The region GTAAGTGAAAGGTGGTTTCTCAGGTGCAAGCCTCGCTTCTGGTAGATCTGCCATGAACTGGTTCCCAGGGCACGCACTTCTCTGCCGTTGACAGGTCATGCATCTTCCTAAAACACGCCGCACCGCCGATCTCCCCTTCACAATCCAAACCGCCTCTCTCAAGGATGACAAGACAGATTCTTGCCCCATATGACCCAAGTTTTCATGACACTGCTTAATAATGAGGTCAGTCACATGATGCTTGTATGGCAGGATAATAGGATGCTTCCTTTCGTCACCAATGGGTGCATTTACTAGTCGACCTCCGACCCTCAATAGACCTGCCTTAAGCTGAGGAGTCAGCTGACGTATTGATGCACCGACCTTCTTTAAAACCTTCTTTGGGTACTTCTTATCCTCACAACACTTTGTTGCCGAAAGTACATCAATGACTTCTGGAAAGGCCACTTGCTGAACTCGTTTAAATATCTCTCTTTCGGCTACTTGGAGCTCTGCAACTGTCAAATGGCCAAAGTTCGTCGATTGCATTTCACTGGACTTGAGTAAAGAGTCACTTGCAGTCGACGCCTTCTTTTTTGACAGAACCTTCATTTGCAGATACTGTTTGTAGCGTAACAACCACGCAATGGAACATTTCAATTTCCACCAACAGGAGTAGTACGAAATCAGGTCATCCAAAACATTACTTTGAACAGCAGAGACATAAATCTGAGCCTCTTTCCTAACTTCTACATCATCATCTCCTAAGACAGGAATTTTGATCAATCTGGGCCAGTGACTCTCGTCTTCCCACAGGAACTTGGGTCCTTTCAACCAACGGTCATCCTTCAACATGGTGTCTATTTTAAGACCTTTCGAACCATCATCAGCAGGATTATCGTCCCGGTTCACATATCTCCACTCTGAGGGTTTAGAGCCATTGCGTATCACTGTCAGGCGATTAGACTCAAACGTGTGGAATCTCTTTGATTCATTGTTGATGCACTTTAGCACGGAAGTTGAGTCACTCCAATAGCAAACACGGTCTATTGTCATGTCCAATTCTTCTCGAATTATCTTAGAGAGCCTTACGGAGATAACAGCGGCTGTCAGTTCCAATCTTGGAATCGAAATTTCCCGTATGGGAGCCAATCTTGCCTTTCCCATCACAAATACACAGTGTACTTGGTTGGTCACATCTTTCAAACGAAGGTATGCAACAGCTGCATATCCTTGACGAGAAGCGTCCGAGAAGAGGTGCAACTGTACTTCTTTAACTTCACCAAATCCCTTGGGTTTGAAACAGCGGTCTACCTGTATTTGATGCAATTTTGAGAGATCGTCTAGCCAGCGCTTCCATTGTTCTTTGTCGGTTTCTTCCAACGTATCATCCCAACCCAGCCTCTTCCTACTGAGCGTTTGCAACAACAACTTGGCTTTCATGGCGTATGGTGCAATGAATCCCAGTGGATCAAAGAGG is a window of Montipora foliosa isolate CH-2021 chromosome 5, ASM3666993v2, whole genome shotgun sequence DNA encoding:
- the LOC138004321 gene encoding uncharacterized protein; translation: MGKARLAPIREISIPRLELTAAVISVRLSKIIREELDMTIDRVCYWSDSTSVLKCINNESKRFHTFESNRLTVIRNGSKPSEWRYVNRDDNPADDGSKGLKIDTMLKDDRWLKGPKFLWEDESHWPRLIKIPVLGDDDVEVRKEAQIYVSAVQSNVLDDLISYYSCWWKLKCSIAWLLRYKQYLQMKVLSKKKASTASDSLLKSSEMQSTNFGHLTVAELQVAEREIFKRVQQVAFPEVIDVLSATKCCEDKKYPKKVLKKVGASIRQLTPQLKAGLLRVGGRLVNAPIGDERKHPIILPYKHHVTDLIIKQCHENLGHMGQESVLSSLREAVWIVKGRSAVRRVLGRCMTCQRQRSACPGNQFMADLPEARLAPEKPPFTYVGVDYFGPLEVKQGRSRVKKYGCLFTCLTTRAVHIEIAHSLDTDSMINALRRFIRVCGYPEQIRSDQGSNFIKADKELKEAIEEWNQHKINNFCRQKQIEWIFNPPSASHMGGAWERMIRSVRQILKAILKEQLVSDEVLSTVMSEAVNILNSRPLTRNSDSALDEQPLTPNHLLHLCPCPDLPPGIFDKDDLSCRRA